Within Dysgonomonas sp. HDW5A, the genomic segment CGCTGCAGGCTTAAAGGTATACCAAACAGAATGGAGTATGTTGGGAGACGGATATAGCAGTAGCGAATTTGTTGGTTTTGATAATGCATCATACATGGATATAGCTTTGTACATGTCGAAGGTGATACATTGCGACTTAGCTTATGCCAATGTTGCCTCTTGGTCATATTGGACAGCTCTTTCTCCGGAGCGCTGGAGCCATAAAAACAGATTTTTACTTATTAAAGTGACCCCTGCGGGTGGTGATTATGGCGATTTTAAACAGAGTGGAACACATGCAGCAACCAAAACTCTTTGGGTATTGGGAAATTACAGTTTGTTTATACGTCCAGACTACAAACGTATTGATTTAGGAATGGCTGATACTTCCAAGGATTTATTCGGAAGTGCGTATATATCTCCGAATAAGAAAGAAGTTGTAGCAGTTTATACCAATCTATCAACCAAGCAATACGATGCCAAAGCTGGTATTAAGAATGTAGAGATTGAGTCTATTAAGACATATACCACAAATCAGAGTCAGGATTTAGCCGAAAATACAATTTCAGATACACAAGCATCTATTTTAATAAACCCTAATTCTGTAGTAACTGTCGTTTATAAATTGAAATAAATAATAATGAATAAATTAAAAATAGTATTCTTGGCTTTGGCTCTGGTATTTTTAGCTCCATCAGGCTATAGCCAAGAATATAAATCGGGACCCGAAGAAAAAGACTATATAGCATATCTCTTCGCCTATTTTAAAGGAAACAACGTAGAAGAAGAGGCTGTTTGTTATGCGATAAGTAATGATGGATACAACTATCTGAGCTTAAATAATAACAATCCGGTCATAGATTCCAAACAAATCAGTTCGACAGGTGGAGTACGCGATCCGCATATTCTTCGTGGCGAAGACGGTAAGACTTTCTATATGGTACTTACCGATATGACTTCCTCTAAAGGCTGGGAGTCTAATCGGGCTATGATACTCCTTAAATCGACCGATTTGGTAAACTGGACATCAAGTATTATTAATATCCAACAAAAATACACGGGTCAGGAAGGCTTGAAGCGTGTATGGGCACCGCAAACGATATACGATCCGGCTGTAAATAAATATATGGTGTACTGGTCTATGAAGCACGATGATGGAGTAGACATTATTTATTATGCTTATGCCAACAAAGACTTTACGGACTTAGAAGGCGAACCTCGTATTTTGTTTTCTCCTCAAAATAATAAATCGTGTATTGATGGCGATATAATCAATAAAAACGGTATTTTTCATCTGTTTTATAAAACCGAGGGACATGGCAATGGCATCAGATTGGCCATGACCGATTCGCTTGCTTCCAACAAATGGATAGAGCAACCCGGATACAAGCAACAAACAAGAGATGCTGTAGAAGGTTCAAGTGTTTTCAAACTAATCAATAGTGAAACATACATATTGATGTATGATGTGTATATGAAAGGTAAATACCAATTCTGTGAGAGTAAAGATCTGGATGTATTTAAAGTGATTGATCAGGATATCTCGATGAATTTTCATCCGCGTCATGGGTCGATAATCCCAATCACTCGTCGTGAATTGAAGGTTTTGACTGACAAATGGGGAATTCCTGAAGGTTTTGAAATGCCATCAACTGCAAATAATCCTGTACTCGAAGGGTATTATGCCGACCCTGATATTTTATATTCAGAGAAAACAAAAAAGTATTATATCTACCCGACAAGTGATGGTTTTACAGGCTGGAGTGGTTATTACTTTAAAACATTCTCGTCTGATAATCTCAAAGATTGGAAGGACGAAGGTGTAATTCTCGATCTGAAAAAAGATGTATCGTGGGCAGATCGTAATGCATGGGCACCCTGTATTATTGAAAAGAAGGTAAAAGGTAAGTATAAATATTACTATTATTTTAGTGCCGCTCAAAAAATAGGGGTGGCTGTGGCTGATAATCCTACAGGTCCGTTTGTAGATTCGGGAAAAGCCCTTATCGATTTTAAACCCGAAGGTGTAAAAGACGGACAGGAAATAGACCCCGAAGTATTTACCGATCCTAAAACAGGTAAGAGTTATCTGTATTGGGGCAATGGCTATATGGCAGTTGCGGAACTGAATGAGGATATGGTATCCATAAAAAAGAATACTATAAAAGTGATGACTCCCGATAAAACATTTCGGGAAGCTATAACTGTTTTTTATCGAAACGGTATCTATTATTTCTTATGGTCGGAAGATGATACCCGAAGTGAAAATTATCGGGTGAGGTATGCAACTTCAAGCTCTCCCACCGGAGTTCTTACTATTCCTGAGAACAATCTGATTCTGGCTAAAGACCCTTCGAAAGGAATCTATGGAACAGGGCATAACTCGGTTTTGCAAATACCAGGAAAGGATGAATGGCGTATTGTTTATCATCGTTTCAGTCGCCCAAACGGTATAAATATGGGAGATGCAGCCGGATATCACAGGGAAGTTTGCATCGATAAAATGGAATTTAATTCGGATGGAAGTATAAAGCCCATAGTTCCGACATTGTAGTTTTAGAAACACTCTATTGGAGCCAATGTTAATATATAGCAGAATTTCCGATGTCATTTCAATTATACTTATTGAGGTAAGTGTATAAAAGCTTACCTCAATAGGTATAATAAAAAATAAATAATTTCAGGAATTATCAAATCATTTCTCTCTTTTTCTGATCTCTATAGCTTTTGGGAGTCATGCCATATTCTTGGGAGAATATCTTGAAAAAATTTCCTCTATTGACGAACCCCGTTTTATATAATATCTCATCTATAGATAAATTAGTTGTTACCAATAATCGCTCAACAGTCTTTAAGCGGTATTCTTTTATCAAATCACTGGGAGTCTTTTCGTTAATAGTCTTAAGTTTTCTGTAAAACTGACGAGTACTACATCCTAAGGCTTGACTTAACATTTCGACTGACAAATTCGGATTTGAAATATTTGTATCTATCTCTTTAAGTACCTTTTCATAAAACTCATTGTCTTCAACATGAGTTAATCGCCCATTTTTCAATTCAAAAGCACTCAATACCGAGCCATAATACTCTTTCAGATCTTCCTTACGTTGGAGCAAGCGGCTTACTATTTTCTCCAGATACTCAACATCAAACGGTTTGGTTATGTATACTTCGGCTCCAGAATCGATTCCCCTCACCTGTTCTTTGATATCTCTTTTTGCAGAAAGTAAAACAAGGGGGATTTGATTTAGGTGTTTATCTGCTTTAATCGATTTTGTTAATGAAATACCATCTATATCAGGCATCATTACATCTGTAATAATCAGATCAACTGCTCCCCGTTTCAGATGCTCGAAGACGTCACCGGGATTGTTAATTGGTATAACATTATATTGCTCTATAAATATGTCTGTAACAAACCACAACATCGAAGGGTCATCATCTATAATCATAATCGTTTGCTTCGATTTATCATATTCCGGTAATATATTATTAAACTCTAATGAGGATACCTCCGGATTAGTTGGGTAAATATCTTGGGGACGAGTGGATTCATTAACCGAAATATCAATTTCCAGTATAGGTAGTACAACTCTGAATACCGTTAAACTATTGAGAACGCTAGTTACCTGAATATCGCCTTTTAGAAGCTTTACCAAATTATGGCAGATTGCTAATCCTAATCCATTACGAGGAGAAACCCCTTTTTGATTCTGAATCTCAAAATTATCAAGAATTGTATATCGGTCGAATATTTTTTGAATATCCTCTTCCTTAATTCCCTTACCGGTATTAGAAATTACAAGATTCAATCTCTCATCTTCAATAAACAGTTCAACTGTTATTTTCCCATTGTCAGATGTATATTTAAAGGCATTAGAGATTAAATTGGTTATTATCTTATTCAGACTATTTTTATCGGAATTCCAAATACAGTTATCCTTTATATTTATTTCATAAATAAAACCTTTTGCATCTGCCAATTCTGAGAAAGATTCAGCTATAATACGTGTAAATTCCGATACTGAAAATCGACAGATGTCAAGCACTTTATTACCTGTTTCAAGACGCCTGAACTCAATCAGTTCCAATATTAACGAATTCAATTTTTCAGCATTTTGTTGTATCAGGCCGGCATACTTATTTATATAACTATCGGAATTTCTATAAGTCAGTATTTTATTGCAAGGTCCATATATCAATGTCAGAGGAGTACAAAACTCATGTGTAATATTTGTAAAGAAACGAAGTTTTGATTCGTAGATCTCTTCCCTTTGTTTTTGGTTCATCTTCTCCACTATATTATTTTGGTTCATTCTATACCATTTCAATATAAATCGAATTGTTATATATACAAGAAGAATAAACAGAAGAGAATAAAGAAAGTATGCCAGATAAGTCTGATACCAAGGAGGTAAAATGCGAATATTAAGAGAATATACATCACTCTCATTACCTGTT encodes:
- a CDS encoding family 43 glycosylhydrolase, whose amino-acid sequence is MMNKLKIVFLALALVFLAPSGYSQEYKSGPEEKDYIAYLFAYFKGNNVEEEAVCYAISNDGYNYLSLNNNNPVIDSKQISSTGGVRDPHILRGEDGKTFYMVLTDMTSSKGWESNRAMILLKSTDLVNWTSSIINIQQKYTGQEGLKRVWAPQTIYDPAVNKYMVYWSMKHDDGVDIIYYAYANKDFTDLEGEPRILFSPQNNKSCIDGDIINKNGIFHLFYKTEGHGNGIRLAMTDSLASNKWIEQPGYKQQTRDAVEGSSVFKLINSETYILMYDVYMKGKYQFCESKDLDVFKVIDQDISMNFHPRHGSIIPITRRELKVLTDKWGIPEGFEMPSTANNPVLEGYYADPDILYSEKTKKYYIYPTSDGFTGWSGYYFKTFSSDNLKDWKDEGVILDLKKDVSWADRNAWAPCIIEKKVKGKYKYYYYFSAAQKIGVAVADNPTGPFVDSGKALIDFKPEGVKDGQEIDPEVFTDPKTGKSYLYWGNGYMAVAELNEDMVSIKKNTIKVMTPDKTFREAITVFYRNGIYYFLWSEDDTRSENYRVRYATSSSPTGVLTIPENNLILAKDPSKGIYGTGHNSVLQIPGKDEWRIVYHRFSRPNGINMGDAAGYHREVCIDKMEFNSDGSIKPIVPTL